Proteins from a single region of Ziziphus jujuba cultivar Dongzao chromosome 1, ASM3175591v1:
- the LOC112493410 gene encoding uncharacterized protein LOC112493410 — MASSQVEMASCAPFGCVLRDHNRRDRCRAESNARATQTALQKNLKNLVRNHLQTCVSIPPETSQNQQQINDPDSSWIGNNEEEIQNPNKCLDNNGNRILQRILGRSGARDAKEMVPTIEAPQTNDVDTLGLANSATSSPGPSTSRREDNNVLVRSDSLGEISSLRASSLVQIWERRLSKSHSMNSNASRCDSGTSCNEIASSAASSVDERFDVCPATEDSFSAWNGERNAQSDQTCCSSSQEQSLDSGESERVRVADIIRRFTAANQVQSSLSSLSDDNYDNEHYSSTNASPSGEHERSSTPDQLEHRGCSPVRYSPRIRGRQAFNDLPMQIERDRHGELEKLVDRRLVSRFPQKDQIQSLLRHRLEQSGIAIHPQSRSSQFNKQPQSSTIMHLREQFDNGFDQHSAKAHSDNQADSRRPRREIANDTIDSDNSSIPITPNEGAHNHEANCTEQQSPVLEQNSLSYASEDLQENLNPSSDVTWQGTISETGNLESQKTTDSTTLFDGWYTNDAAEEVCNSENEMCRLRERRTVSNILCSSFRDRIDRLMVTHLERQVRQENEEEDEEQNHEQLMTFLQRRVHLAETQQQHQQELEEEEEQEQQQQQHLQEDEEEENDEEEEEEEEQEQEGEIVISGKYQKGSDYINQSTSSLQIPPSSLLGSWGYQDNEVGDESDLATSTSPTPSPHQHLPSQTYYHGTTQCSPARITSSIELEAIYDLRRHMEQLSHEMSELRKSMKVCMDMQMTMQQSIKQEVNSAQGEGTSREGAPKKGNCCICCEVKVDSLLYRCGHMCTCLKCAHELQRSSGKCPICGAPIVDVVRAYMDTNYPSIESRERFDNGFDQQGATAHSDNQTDSRSPQREIANDTIDSDNSSIPITPNEGAHIHEANCTEQQSPVLEQNSLSYASEDLQENLNPSSDVIRQGTISETGNVESQETTDSTTLSDGWDTNDAVEEVEDNYQQYSETNYDWISDISRPRSHWEDRRKAWYQKMLNCNSENEICRLLERRTVSNILCSSFRDRIDRLMVTHLERQVRQENEEEDEEQNHEQLMTFLQRRVHLAETQQQHQQELEEEEEQEQQQQQHLQEDEEEENDEEEEEEEEQEQEGEIVISGQYQKGSDYINQSTSSLQIPPSSLLGSWGYQDNEVGDESDLATSTSPTPSPHQHLPSQSYIHGTTQCSPARITSSIELEAIYDLRRHMEQLSHEMSELRKSINVCMDMQTTMQQSIKQEVNSVQGEGTSREGAPKKGNCCICYEVFTFVCGHMCTCLKCAHELQWSSGKCPICGAPIVDVVRAYKDT; from the exons atggcttccTCTCAGGTTGAAATGGCTTCGTGTGCACCATTTGGTTGTGTTTTGAGGGATCACAACCGGCGAGATCGATGCAGAGCAGAGAGTAATGCCAGAGCCACGCAAACAGCATTGCAAAAGAACTTGAAGAACTTGGTCAGAAACCACCTCCAGACTTGCGTTTCAATCCCTCCTGAAACCTCACAGAACCAACAACAAATCAACGATCCAGATTCTTCATGGATTGGCAACAATGAAGAGGAAATACAAAATCCCAACAAGTGTTTGGATAATAATGGTAACAGGATTCTTCAACGGATTCTCGGAAGGTCGGGTGCAAGAGATGCTAAAGAAATGGTGCCGACCATTGAAGCACCACAAACAAACGACGTCGACACCTTGGGGTTGGCAAATTCGGCAACTTCATCACCAGGGCCATCAACTTCTAGGAGAGAAGATAACAATGTTCTGGTTAGATCAGATAGTCTCGGTGAAATCTCAAGCCTTAGGGCTTCTTCTCTTGTACAAATATGGGAGAGAAGGCTAAGCAAGTCTCATAGTATGAACTCCAATGCAAGCAGGTGTGATTCTGGCACTAGTTGTAATGAGATTGCATCCTCTGCAGCTTCATCTGTTGATGAAAGATTCGATGTTTGCCCCGCGACTGAGGATTCTTTTTCGGCTTGGAATGGCGAAAGGAATGCCCAAAGCGATCAAACATGTTGTTCTTCGTCTCAAGAACAAAGTCTGGATTCAGGAGAAAGTGAAAGGGTAAGAGTTGCAGATATTATTAGGAGATTCACAGCTGCTAATCAGGTACAGAGTTCATTATCTTCTTTGAGTGATGATAATTATGACAATGAGCATTACTCTAGCACCAATGCATCACCGTCTGGTGAGCACGAACGTTCCTCTACTCCGGATCAATTAGAGCACAGAGGCTGTTCTCCTGTTAGATATTCACCTCGGATCAGAGGGAGACAGGCTTTTAATGATTTGCCTATGCAAATAGAGCGTGACAGGCATGGAGAGCTTGAAAAATTGGTCGATCGCAGACTGGTTTCGAGATTCCCACAAAAAGATCAAATTCAG TCTTTATTGCGGCATAGATTGGAACAGAGCGGTATTGCAATTCACCCACAATCAAGATCATCTCAATtcaataaacaaccacaaagtTCTACCATCATGCATTTGAG AGAGCAATTCGATAATGGTTTCGATCAGCACAGTGCAAAAGCTCACAGTGATAATCAGGCTGATTCAAGAAGGCCTCGAAGGGAGATAGCAAACGACACCATAGATTCGGACAATTCTTCCATCCCCATTACACCTAATGAAGGTGCACACAATCATGAAGCTAATTGCACTGAGCAGCAAAGTCCAGTGCTTGAACAAAATTCATTGTCATATGCAAGTGAAGATCTTCAAGAAAATTTGAATCCAAGTTCTGATGTTACATGGCAAGGAACAATTTCAGAGACCGGAAACCTTGAGTCGCAAAAAACAACAGATTCAACCACGTTGTTTGATGGTTGGTATACAAATGATGCAGCAGAAGAAGTCTGCAATTCAGAGAATGAGATGTGTCGGTTACGCGAAAG AAGAACAGTATCAAATATTCTTTGCAGTTCCTTTAGAGACAGAATCGACAGATTAATGGTGACTCACTTAGAAAGACAAGTACgtcaagaaaatgaagaagaagatgaggaaCAAAACCATGAACAATTGATGACTTTCCTGCAAAGGCGCGTGCATCTAGCAGAAACTCAACAACAACATCAACAAGaattggaggaggaggaggaacaagaacaacagcaacaacaacatctACAAGAGGACGAggaggaggagaatgatgaggaagaggaagaggaagaagaacaagaacagGAAGGAGAAATCGTAATTAGTGGTAAATATCAAAAGGGCAGTGATTATATTAACCAATCCACTTCTTCACTGCAAATCCCTCCATCATCTCTACTTGGTTCATGGGGATACCAGGACAATGAAGTGGGTGATGAGTCTGATCTGGCTACATCCACATCTCCAACTCCATCTCCACACCAACATTTACCTTCTCAAACTTACTATCATGGTACTACGCAATGCTCTCCGGCCAGAATTACTTCTTCAATT GAACTGGAAGCGATATACGATTTGAGAAGGCATATGGAGCAACTGTCTCATGAAATGTCTGAGCTGAGAAAATCAATGAAGGTTTGCATGGACATGCAGATGACCATGCAACAATCCATTAAACAGGAAGTTAATTCAG CTCAAGGAGAAGGAACATCACGTGAAGGGGCACCAAAGAAAGGCAATTGTTGTATATGCTGCGAGGTGAAAGTTGACTCACTTTTGTATAG ATGTGGGCATATGTGCACTTGTCTAAAGTGTGCACATGAGTTGCAACGGAGCAGTGGAAAATGCCCAATTTGTGGAGCTCCAATAGTGGATGTTGTGCGGGCCTATATGGATACAAATTATCCCTCCATCGAATCCAGGGAGCGATTCGATAATGGTTTCGATCAGCAAGGTGCAACAGCTCACAGTGATAATCAGACTGATTCAAGAAGCCCTCAAAGGGAGATAGCAAATGACACCATAGATTCGGACAATTCTTCCATCCCCATTACACCTAATGAAGGTGCACACATTCATGAAGCTAATTGCACTGAGCAGCAAAGTCCAGTGCTTGAACAAAATTCATTGTCGTATGCAAGTGAAGATCTTCAAGAAAATTTGAATCCAAGTTCTGATGTTATACGGCAAGGAACAATTTCAGAGACCGGAAACGTTGAGTCGCAAGAAACAACAGATTCAACCACGTTGTCTGATGGTTGGGATACAAATGATGCAGTAGAAGAAGTCGAAGACAATTACCAGCAATATTCAGAAACCAACTATGATTGGATTAGTGATATCTCACGTCCAAGGAGCCACTGGGAAGATCGTAGGAAAGCATGGTACCAAAAGATGCTTAACTGCAATTCAGAGAATGAGATATGTCGGTTACTCGAAAG AAGAACAGTATCAAATATTCTTTGCAGTTCCTTTAGAGACAGAATCGACAGATTAATGGTGACTCACTTAGAAAGACAAGTACgtcaagaaaatgaagaagaagatgaggaaCAAAACCATGAACAATTGATGACTTTCCTGCAAAGGCGCGTGCATCTAGCAGAAACTCAACAACAACATCAACAAGaattggaggaggaggaggaacaagaacaacagcaacaacaacatctACAAGAGGACGAggaggaggagaatgatgaggaagaggaagaggaagaagaacaagaacagGAAGGAGAAATCGTAATTAGTGGTCAATATCAAAAGGGCAGTGATTATATTAATCAATCCACTTCTTCACTGCAAATCCCTCCATCATCTCTACTTGGTTCATGGGGATACCAGGACAATGAAGTGGGTGATGAGTCTGATCTGGCTACATCCACATCTCCAACTCCATCTCCACACCAACATTTACCTTCTCAATCTTACATTCATGGTACTACGCAATGCTCTCCGGCCAGAATTACTTCTTCAATT GAACTGGAAGCGATATACGATTTGAGAAGGCATATGGAGCAACTGTCTCATGAAATGTCTGAGCTGAGAAAATCAATAAATGTTTGCATGGACATGCAGACGACCATGCAACAATCCATTAAACAGGAAGTTAATTCAG TTCAAGGAGAAGGAACATCACGTGAAGGGGCACCAAAGAAAGGCAATTGTTGTATATGCTACGAGGTGTTCACTTTTGT ATGTGGGCATATGTGCACTTGTCTAAAGTGTGCACATGAGTTGCAATGGAGCAGTGGAAAATGCCCAATTTGTGGAGCTCCAATAGTGGATGTTGTGCGGGCCTATAAGGATACATAG